The following proteins are co-located in the Thermus thermophilus HB8 genome:
- a CDS encoding zinc ribbon domain-containing protein produces MGSVNGAEALKALYALQEKDLEIDRLRAEAESPPEELVALQGQVEALEERLTNLLERRAELEREYNRHSLDIEDLSAKEKQAEEEQKRAQSAREQTQYENRIQQIKDRIRELLELSTPIMEAMENLEAEIAQVEEELAALRPRLQELLEANRARVAELEAAIAAKVEERTTMAAAIPAQILKEYEAIRRARRGTGVARMAAQGQVYRCEGCNVVLPTHVAQKVVRGQVVRCPSCGRLLWKGE; encoded by the coding sequence ATGGGAAGCGTGAACGGGGCGGAGGCACTGAAGGCACTCTACGCGCTCCAGGAAAAGGACCTGGAAATAGACCGGCTCCGGGCTGAGGCGGAGAGCCCGCCCGAGGAGCTCGTGGCCCTCCAGGGCCAGGTGGAGGCCCTGGAGGAAAGGCTCACGAACCTCCTGGAGCGGCGGGCGGAGCTGGAGCGGGAGTACAACCGCCACAGCCTAGACATTGAGGACCTGAGCGCCAAGGAGAAGCAGGCGGAGGAGGAGCAAAAGCGGGCCCAAAGCGCCAGGGAGCAGACCCAGTACGAGAACCGCATCCAGCAGATCAAGGACCGGATCCGGGAACTCCTGGAGCTCTCCACCCCCATCATGGAGGCCATGGAGAACCTGGAGGCGGAGATCGCCCAGGTGGAGGAGGAGCTCGCCGCGCTCAGGCCCAGGCTCCAGGAGCTCCTCGAGGCCAACCGGGCCCGGGTGGCGGAGCTGGAGGCCGCCATCGCCGCCAAGGTGGAGGAGCGGACCACCATGGCGGCGGCGATCCCCGCCCAGATCCTCAAGGAGTACGAGGCCATCCGCAGGGCCCGCCGGGGCACCGGGGTGGCCCGGATGGCGGCCCAGGGCCAGGTCTACCGCTGCGAGGGGTGCAACGTGGTCCTGCCCACCCACGTGGCGCAAAAGGTGGTGCGGGGGCAGGTGGTGCGCTGCCCCTCCTGCGGCCGCCTCCTCTGGAAGGGGGAGTAG
- a CDS encoding ABC transporter permease, translating to MTLFRRATLPGLLPFLLPALLTGGGVLLPVAYLGVRALEADPLVLREILLRPKNLELLRNTLGLAAGVLGLATLVALPAAYLTTRTDLRGKRLWATLLTLPLAVPGYVGAYVLLSATGPGGLLPLPRPEGYWGALLVLGLITYPYLFLALRAAFLGVDPSVEEAARTLGHPPWRVFLRVTLPQLLPAFLSGYLVIALHVLGDFGTVSLLRYETFSYAIYLQYSAAFDRVYAAWLALFLLLLTGSLLLLEAALLRRLSLGRTGRGAARTSPPARLGPLAPLAHLFLLLPFLLAVAFPLYALLHLARRFPASATSGLAEALGHALLVALPVAFLSVGMALPIAYLASRYPSAASRTLERLAYLAYAIPPLAYALAWIFFSLRTLPFLYGTLALLVLALALHFLTESLGPVRSALAQVPPRLEEAARTLGDTPTRAFFRVTFPLLWRGAAAGGSLAFIGAMKELPITLLLAPTGFSTLATRVFGYTQEAMFAEAAPFALLIVGLSAAFVGVLLWNERRF from the coding sequence ATGACCCTCTTCCGGCGCGCCACCCTTCCCGGCCTACTTCCCTTTCTCCTTCCCGCCCTCCTCACCGGGGGCGGGGTCCTCCTCCCCGTGGCCTACCTGGGGGTGCGGGCCCTCGAGGCCGACCCTTTGGTCCTGCGGGAGATCCTCCTCAGGCCCAAGAACCTGGAGCTCCTCCGCAACACCCTGGGCCTCGCGGCCGGGGTTTTGGGCCTCGCCACCCTCGTGGCCCTTCCCGCCGCCTACCTCACCACCCGCACGGACCTCAGGGGCAAGCGCCTCTGGGCCACCCTCCTCACCCTCCCCCTCGCCGTCCCGGGGTATGTGGGGGCCTACGTCCTCCTCTCGGCCACGGGGCCGGGGGGGCTCCTCCCCCTGCCCCGGCCCGAGGGGTACTGGGGAGCCCTCCTCGTCCTGGGCCTCATCACCTACCCCTACCTCTTCCTCGCCCTCCGCGCCGCCTTCCTGGGGGTGGACCCCTCGGTGGAGGAGGCGGCCCGCACCCTAGGCCACCCCCCGTGGCGGGTCTTCCTCCGGGTGACCCTGCCCCAGCTCCTCCCCGCCTTCCTCTCGGGCTACCTGGTGATCGCCCTCCACGTCCTCGGCGACTTCGGCACCGTGAGCCTCCTCCGCTACGAGACCTTCTCCTACGCCATCTACCTCCAGTACAGCGCCGCCTTTGACCGGGTCTACGCCGCCTGGCTCGCCCTCTTCCTCCTCCTGCTCACGGGAAGCCTCCTCCTCCTGGAGGCCGCCCTCCTCCGCCGCCTGAGCCTGGGCCGGACCGGCCGGGGCGCGGCCCGGACCTCGCCCCCCGCCCGCCTGGGCCCCCTCGCCCCCTTGGCCCACCTCTTCCTCCTCCTCCCCTTCCTCCTCGCGGTGGCCTTCCCCCTCTACGCCCTCCTCCACCTGGCCCGCCGCTTCCCCGCCTCCGCCACGAGCGGCCTCGCGGAGGCCTTGGGCCACGCCCTCCTCGTGGCGCTCCCCGTGGCCTTCTTGAGCGTGGGCATGGCCCTGCCCATCGCCTACCTGGCCTCCCGCTACCCCTCCGCCGCCTCCCGCACCCTGGAAAGGCTCGCCTACCTGGCCTACGCCATCCCGCCCCTGGCCTACGCCCTCGCCTGGATCTTCTTCAGCTTGAGGACCCTCCCCTTCCTCTACGGCACCCTGGCCCTCCTGGTCCTCGCCCTCGCCCTCCACTTCCTCACGGAAAGCCTAGGCCCCGTGCGGAGCGCCCTGGCCCAGGTCCCCCCTAGGCTGGAGGAGGCGGCCCGCACCCTGGGGGACACCCCCACCCGGGCCTTCTTCCGGGTCACCTTTCCCCTGCTTTGGCGGGGCGCCGCCGCCGGAGGCAGCCTGGCCTTCATCGGGGCCATGAAGGAGCTTCCCATCACCCTCCTCCTGGCCCCCACGGGGTTCAGCACCCTGGCCACCCGGGTTTTCGGCTACACTCAGGAAGCCATGTTCGCGGAGGCCGCCCCCTTCGCCCTCCTCATCGTGGGGCTTTCCGCGGCCTTCGTGGGGGTGTTGCTGTGGAACGAGCGCCGCTTCTAG
- a CDS encoding metalloenzyme produces MLFLFVDGLGLGGALEDLFPFLLALAPTPLDATLGVEGLPQSGTGQTALLTGENAARLLGHHQGPFPSPRLRPLLAQGLYAWAKGKGLRVLHANGYRPDYLRRATEGKRLLLSAFAQAARLAGLPLLPLGHPLALLPGFWEDPYGAGAKAAALARAFDLVVLEYWALDLAAHRHPESLPDRFRELTLFLQGFLAEGGVLLLASDHGNAEEPWHPRHTLNPVPLVYTEEAPPPPEDLTGVFPWLRTIITSKTNKSDRNT; encoded by the coding sequence GTGCTCTTCCTCTTCGTGGACGGCCTGGGCCTGGGAGGAGCCTTGGAGGACCTCTTCCCCTTCCTCCTCGCCCTCGCCCCCACCCCCTTGGACGCCACCTTGGGGGTGGAGGGCCTGCCCCAGTCGGGCACGGGGCAGACCGCCCTCCTCACCGGGGAGAACGCCGCCAGGCTCCTCGGCCACCACCAGGGCCCCTTTCCGAGCCCCAGGCTCAGGCCCCTCCTGGCGCAAGGCCTCTACGCCTGGGCCAAGGGGAAGGGCCTAAGGGTCCTCCACGCCAACGGCTACCGCCCGGACTACCTCAGGCGGGCCACGGAAGGGAAAAGGCTCCTCCTCTCCGCCTTCGCCCAGGCGGCCCGCCTCGCGGGCCTTCCCCTCCTCCCCCTGGGCCACCCCCTGGCCCTTCTCCCCGGCTTCTGGGAGGACCCCTACGGGGCGGGGGCCAAGGCGGCGGCCTTGGCCCGGGCCTTTGACCTCGTGGTCCTGGAGTACTGGGCCCTGGACCTCGCCGCCCACCGCCACCCCGAAAGCCTCCCCGACCGCTTCCGGGAGCTCACCCTTTTCCTCCAGGGCTTCCTCGCCGAAGGCGGCGTCCTCCTCCTGGCCTCGGACCACGGCAACGCCGAGGAGCCCTGGCACCCCCGCCACACCCTAAACCCCGTCCCCCTGGTCTACACCGAGGAGGCCCCGCCCCCACCGGAAGACCTCACGGGCGTCTTCCCCTGGTTGCGAACGATTATCACTTCTAAAACCAATAAATCCGACCGGAATACTTGA
- a CDS encoding ABC transporter ATP-binding protein → MERAPLLELKGIRKRFGELEVLRGVDLALYPGEILALLGPSGCGKTTLLRVVAGLEVPDAGRVFLEGRDITALPPEKRGIGFVFQDYALFPHLTALGNVAFGLKGKDRLARARKALERVGMTLFQDRRPGELSGGQQQRVALARALAPGPKLVLLDEPFSSLDAGLRAATREEVRKVLKETGTAALLVTHDQEEALSFADRLGVMRGGEILQVGTPEEVYLRPKTPFVAQFLGRTNLLPGEGRGRYAETCLGRVPLAEAREGPLLLSLRPEALRLTPPGQGPQGEVVAREFKGHDLTYRVRLHGVQPEREVLVQEGPTCPFKVGDRVGLEVVGEGVALEGTPPAPVRQEA, encoded by the coding sequence GTGGAACGAGCGCCGCTTCTAGAGCTCAAGGGCATCCGCAAGCGCTTCGGAGAACTGGAGGTCCTCCGGGGCGTGGACCTCGCCCTCTACCCCGGGGAGATCCTGGCCCTCCTCGGGCCCTCGGGCTGCGGCAAGACCACCCTCTTGCGGGTGGTGGCGGGCCTCGAGGTCCCCGACGCAGGCCGGGTCTTCCTGGAGGGGCGGGACATCACCGCCCTCCCCCCGGAGAAGCGGGGCATCGGCTTCGTCTTCCAGGACTACGCCCTCTTCCCCCACCTCACCGCCTTGGGCAACGTGGCCTTCGGCCTTAAGGGCAAGGACCGCCTGGCGCGGGCCCGCAAGGCCCTGGAGCGGGTGGGCATGACCCTCTTCCAGGACCGGAGGCCGGGGGAGCTTTCGGGAGGGCAGCAGCAGCGGGTCGCCCTGGCCCGGGCCCTGGCCCCCGGGCCCAAGCTCGTCCTCCTGGACGAGCCCTTCTCCAGCCTGGACGCGGGGCTTAGGGCCGCCACCCGGGAGGAGGTGCGCAAGGTGCTCAAGGAGACGGGCACCGCCGCCCTCCTCGTCACCCACGACCAGGAGGAGGCCCTCTCCTTCGCCGACCGCCTCGGGGTGATGCGGGGCGGGGAGATCCTCCAGGTCGGGACGCCGGAGGAGGTCTACCTCCGCCCCAAGACCCCCTTCGTGGCCCAGTTCCTGGGCCGGACCAACCTCCTCCCCGGGGAGGGCCGGGGGAGGTACGCCGAGACCTGCCTGGGCCGCGTGCCCCTGGCGGAAGCCAGGGAGGGCCCCCTCCTCCTCTCCCTCCGCCCCGAGGCCCTGCGCCTCACCCCCCCGGGGCAGGGCCCCCAGGGGGAGGTGGTGGCCCGGGAGTTCAAGGGGCACGACCTCACCTACCGGGTGCGCCTCCACGGGGTCCAGCCCGAGCGGGAGGTCCTGGTGCAGGAAGGCCCCACCTGCCCCTTCAAGGTGGGGGACCGGGTAGGGCTAGAGGTGGTGGGGGAAGGGGTGGCCCTGGAGGGTACCCCCCCTGCCCCGGTCCGGCAGGAGGCCTGA
- a CDS encoding iron ABC transporter substrate-binding protein translates to MMKRYLLTLAAFAALGALAQSPTLTIYSGRGQSLVEPLVKQFEAETGIRVQVRYSTDAQILAALQEEGSRSPADLFWANTAGALGQASAKGLLRPLGETLLEKPIAFVPASRTWVPVTVRLRVLAYNPDRIKAEELPESLLDLPRFAREKGLVGRVGWTPTYSSFQDMVAGMIALYGEEKTREWLLAMKALAPKAYPSNPAMLDAIRAGEVDLGSTNHYYVVRFRRAGYRLGMHHFRDGDAGNLALVTGAGLLKTSKNLAAATRFLTYLLSPQAQQYFVGNIGEYPLVKGVALDPNLLPLEEALAKSPKLDLEKLPLDRALRLLRETGVL, encoded by the coding sequence ATGATGAAGCGCTACCTTTTGACCCTTGCGGCTTTCGCGGCCCTAGGCGCCCTTGCCCAAAGCCCCACGCTCACCATCTACTCGGGGCGGGGACAGAGCCTGGTGGAACCCTTGGTCAAGCAGTTTGAGGCGGAGACCGGTATCCGGGTCCAGGTCCGCTACAGCACCGACGCCCAGATCCTCGCCGCCCTCCAGGAGGAGGGGAGCCGTTCCCCCGCCGACCTCTTCTGGGCCAACACCGCCGGGGCCCTGGGCCAGGCCTCGGCCAAGGGGCTTCTCCGCCCCTTGGGGGAGACGCTCCTAGAGAAGCCCATCGCCTTCGTGCCCGCCTCCAGGACCTGGGTCCCCGTGACCGTGCGCCTCAGGGTCCTGGCCTACAACCCGGACCGGATCAAGGCGGAGGAGCTCCCGGAAAGCCTCCTGGACCTCCCCCGCTTCGCCCGGGAGAAGGGGCTCGTGGGCCGGGTGGGCTGGACCCCCACCTACTCCAGCTTCCAGGACATGGTGGCGGGGATGATCGCCCTCTACGGGGAGGAGAAGACCCGGGAGTGGCTCCTCGCCATGAAGGCCCTCGCCCCCAAGGCCTACCCCTCCAACCCCGCCATGCTGGACGCCATCCGGGCGGGGGAGGTGGACCTGGGCTCCACCAACCACTACTACGTGGTCCGCTTCCGCCGGGCGGGGTACCGCCTGGGGATGCACCACTTCCGTGACGGGGACGCGGGCAACCTGGCCCTGGTCACGGGGGCGGGCCTCCTCAAGACCAGCAAGAACCTCGCCGCCGCCACCCGCTTCCTCACCTACCTCCTCTCCCCTCAGGCCCAGCAGTACTTCGTGGGCAACATCGGGGAGTACCCCCTGGTGAAGGGGGTGGCGCTGGACCCCAACCTCCTCCCCCTGGAGGAGGCCCTGGCGAAAAGCCCCAAGCTGGACCTTGAGAAGCTTCCCCTGGACCGGGCCCTGAGGCTTCTGAGGGAGACCGGGGTCCTCTAG
- a CDS encoding DUF981 domain-containing protein: MGSYNPLVFVLGLVTAAGVSGVAYLLAVARGGDEKALGRLYGPLFFTLGVFSLGAVAQLYWTNWAGRPVPQYTELFGVATGLFAFMMVLAGFYLYQGLELKALAWPSAFLGLYLLQGARAVLDFGLTRNPPLTALMWGAAGLASLGILFYAYSRPEARRTWAYLGALVLALMALGAFLTGFMAYYGHIASAVGGGG; this comes from the coding sequence ATGGGAAGCTACAACCCGCTGGTCTTCGTTCTAGGCCTGGTCACGGCGGCCGGGGTCTCGGGGGTGGCCTACTTGCTCGCCGTGGCCCGGGGTGGGGACGAGAAGGCCCTGGGGCGGCTTTATGGCCCCCTCTTCTTCACCCTGGGGGTCTTCTCCCTGGGGGCGGTGGCCCAGCTCTACTGGACCAACTGGGCGGGCCGTCCGGTGCCCCAGTACACCGAGCTCTTCGGGGTGGCCACGGGGCTTTTCGCCTTCATGATGGTCCTCGCCGGCTTTTACCTCTACCAGGGCCTGGAGCTTAAGGCCCTGGCCTGGCCCTCCGCCTTCCTAGGGCTTTACCTCCTCCAGGGGGCGCGGGCGGTTTTGGACTTCGGCCTCACCCGCAACCCTCCCCTCACCGCCCTCATGTGGGGGGCGGCGGGCCTCGCCAGCCTCGGGATCCTCTTCTACGCCTATAGCCGCCCCGAGGCCCGGCGCACCTGGGCCTACCTCGGGGCCCTGGTCCTGGCCCTGATGGCCTTGGGGGCCTTCCTCACCGGCTTTATGGCCTACTACGGCCACATCGCCAGCGCCGTGGGAGGCGGGGGCTAA
- a CDS encoding OsmC family protein: MPVRKAKAVWEGGLRQGKGVMELQSQAFQGPYSYPSRFEEGEGTNPEELIAAAHAGCFSMALAASLEREGFPPKRVSTEARVHLEVVDGKPTLTRIELLTEAEVPGISSEKFLEIAEAAKEGCPVSRALAGVKEVVLTARLV; encoded by the coding sequence ATGCCGGTCCGGAAGGCGAAGGCGGTATGGGAGGGCGGCCTTAGGCAGGGGAAGGGGGTTATGGAGTTGCAAAGCCAGGCCTTCCAGGGGCCTTACTCCTACCCCTCCCGGTTTGAGGAAGGGGAGGGGACGAACCCCGAGGAGCTCATCGCCGCGGCCCACGCGGGGTGCTTCTCCATGGCCCTGGCGGCCAGCCTGGAGCGGGAGGGCTTTCCCCCGAAGCGGGTCTCCACCGAGGCCAGGGTCCACCTGGAGGTGGTGGACGGCAAGCCCACCCTCACCCGGATTGAGCTTCTGACCGAGGCGGAGGTGCCGGGGATCTCCTCGGAGAAGTTCCTGGAGATCGCCGAGGCCGCCAAGGAAGGCTGCCCCGTGTCCCGGGCCCTTGCGGGGGTGAAGGAGGTCGTCCTTACGGCCCGCCTGGTTTAG
- a CDS encoding MBL fold metallo-hydrolase → MRVFPVTLGPLQENAYLVETGEGPVLIDPGDEPEKLLALFQTTGLIPLAILLTHAHFDHVGAVAPLVEALDLPVYLHPLDLPLYEGADLAARAWGLAIPKPPLPVRPLEEGMRLFGFQVLHLPGHSPGHVAFYDPEGAQVFSGDLLFRGSVGRYDLPGADPKALFASLKRLLSLPPETRVHPGHGPGTTLGLEARTNPFLTGLEWEA, encoded by the coding sequence ATGAGGGTCTTTCCCGTCACCCTAGGCCCCCTGCAGGAAAACGCCTACCTGGTGGAAACGGGGGAGGGCCCGGTCCTCATTGACCCCGGGGACGAGCCGGAAAAGCTCCTGGCCCTCTTCCAAACCACGGGCCTCATCCCCTTGGCCATCCTCCTCACCCACGCCCACTTTGACCACGTGGGGGCCGTGGCCCCCCTGGTGGAGGCCCTGGACCTTCCCGTCTACCTCCACCCCCTGGACCTCCCCCTGTACGAAGGGGCGGACCTCGCCGCCCGGGCCTGGGGCCTCGCCATCCCCAAGCCCCCCCTCCCCGTGCGGCCCCTGGAGGAGGGCATGAGGCTTTTCGGCTTCCAGGTCCTCCACCTTCCCGGCCACAGCCCCGGCCACGTGGCCTTCTACGACCCCGAAGGCGCCCAGGTCTTCTCCGGGGACCTCCTCTTCCGGGGAAGCGTCGGCCGCTACGACCTCCCCGGGGCCGACCCCAAGGCGCTTTTCGCCTCCCTAAAGAGGCTCCTTTCCCTTCCCCCGGAAACCCGGGTCCACCCGGGGCACGGGCCCGGGACCACCCTGGGCCTCGAGGCCCGGACGAACCCCTTTCTCACGGGGTTAGAATGGGAAGCGTGA